The following are encoded together in the bacterium genome:
- a CDS encoding transposase, with protein MPEDDAMGSDSKGTRPGEAFGRDSIEQVMRERIRETIEVLVEEELEAALGAAKSARVGGERVGYRHGRRPRTLKHQRGTDDVRAAASPGCDAAGEAQWRSAMFERYARRTRRGSTRAVGDLQSGTSTRRTQGAAPCCAARRWGTRSRAPGRALRRRLLRGASGTWRPSRSATCFLDGWYPRVHIGKRSGYGPGAGDMGTCADGRRVLLDLRVARARRARPPPGRRCWRRCRSASAGTRCWR; from the coding sequence GTGCCGGAGGATGACGCCATGGGAAGCGATAGCAAGGGGACGAGACCGGGAGAAGCGTTCGGCCGCGATTCGATCGAGCAGGTGATGCGGGAGCGGATTCGGGAGACGATCGAGGTGTTGGTCGAGGAGGAGCTGGAAGCGGCGCTGGGCGCGGCGAAATCGGCGCGAGTGGGCGGCGAGCGAGTGGGCTATCGCCACGGCCGGCGGCCGCGGACGTTGAAGCACCAGCGCGGGACCGACGACGTTCGCGCTGCCGCGTCGCCCGGCTGCGACGCCGCCGGCGAGGCGCAGTGGCGCAGCGCGATGTTCGAGCGCTACGCGCGGCGCACACGGCGCGGGTCGACGAGGGCTGTTGGGGATCTACAGAGCGGCACCAGCACGCGGCGTACGCAGGGCGCGGCGCCGTGCTGCGCGGCGCGCCGCTGGGGGACGCGATCTCGCGCGCCTGGTCGGGCGTTGCGCAGAAGACTTCTACGTGGAGCCAGCGGGACCTGGCGGCCGAGCAGATCCGCTACCTGTTTCCTCGACGGCTGGTATCCACGGGTCCACATCGGCAAAAGAAGCGGGTACGGTCCCGGTGCTGGTGACATGGGGACGTGCGCGGACGGGCGGCGGGTGCTGCTCGATCTGCGCGTGGCGAGGGCGAGGAGAGCACGGCCACCGCCTGGCAGGAGGTGTTGGAGGCGCTGCAGAAGCGCCAGCGCTGGGACGCGGTGTTGGCGGTGA
- the kdpF gene encoding K(+)-transporting ATPase subunit F yields the protein MALDYVVGGVIAVLICAYLAYALLRPERF from the coding sequence ATGGCCCTGGACTACGTCGTCGGCGGCGTCATCGCCGTCCTGATCTGCGCCTACCTGGCGTACGCGCTGCTGCGTCCCGAGCGCTTCTAG